A genomic segment from Maniola hyperantus chromosome 4, iAphHyp1.2, whole genome shotgun sequence encodes:
- the LOC117981941 gene encoding cytochrome P450 6B5-like: MLSMIFVFFIAVLLMFKYYRRNKNYWKKRGVFQVDIATFQSIKKNGFIGETYKDIYEKYPEEPYFGILGIFGSSPTLLLRDLRDIHAVLETNFDCFNCHGIVTNPSEVLADNLLFIKDYRRWKLIRQKLLPTFTNAQMRDMFQYVEKRVHDFIDNVHENKGIKENPFKALNAFSGSVVGASLFGLDDVSHNSDDSPINSMIWDILSPSYRKELVMYVSYGYPKLFRLFNLNYFHRYNEYFVNIIKSVLKRRRRQETIIRQDFISTALEIQKSGIMKDSSTGYELKLTDEILAAQAFIFLLGGVNNLSVVTHFTFLELASNKNILEKLHEEIDSVFRKCNEKITFDDIEKFVYLDMILCEVLRKYPPIPSIGRNCTADTTLPSTQKRVSKDTKIIIPIYALQRDKTYFPEPDKFDPERFNNENKPKIVKYSYMPFGQGNRKCIGMKFARLLLKFSLAWILRSFTLKEQKYDPKNFDPSLVVLKDVSARFELIPRK, translated from the exons ATGTTGTCAATGATTTTTGTATTCTTTATCGCAGTTCTATTaatgtttaaatattatagaagaaataaaaattactgGAAGAAGAGAGGCGTTTTTCAAGTCGATATTGCAACATTTCAATCAATAAAGAAAAACGGCTTCATAGGAGAAACATATAAAGACATATATGAAAAGTATCCCGAGGAACCGTATTTTGGAATATTAGGAATATTCGGAAGTAGTCCTACTCTACTACTAAGAGATTTAAGAGATATACACGCAGTTTTGGAAACTAACTTTGATTGCTTTAATTGCCATGGTATAGTTACAAATCCCAGCGAAGTGTTAGCTGACAATTTACTCTTCATAAAGGACTATAGACGCTGGAAGCTTATTAGACAAAAACTGTTGCCAACTTTCACAAATGCTCAAATGAGAGATATGTTTCAATATGTAGAAAAGCGTGTTCATGACTTTATAGACAATGTGCATGAAAATAAGGGTATTAAAGAAAATCCTTTTAAGGCCTTGAATGCATTTTCAGGATCAGTTGTAGGAGCAAGCCTATTCGGTTTGGATGATGTATCACATAATAGTGACGACTCTCCAATAAATAGTATGATATGGGATATATTAAGCCCATCATATAGAAAAGAATTAGTGATGTATGTATCTTATGGGTATCCAAAATTATTTAGACTGTTTAACTTAAACTATTTTCACAGATACAATGAATACTTCGTGAACATTATTAAAAGTGTCCTAAAAAGACGACGACGTCAAGAAACAATTATTCGTCAAGACTTTATAAGTACTGCCTTGGAAATACAGAAATCTGGTATCATGAAGGACTCTAGCACAGGCtatgaattaaaattaactGATGAAATCTTAGCAGCACAAGCgttcatatttttattaggaGGAGTTAACAATCTATCAGTCGTTACACATTTCACTTTCTTGGAATTGGCaagtaacaaaaatattttagaaaaactCCACGAAGAAATTGATAGTGTATTTCGAAAGTGCAACGAGAAAATAACTTTTGACGATATAGAGAAGTTTGTATATTTGGACATGATTTTATGCGAAGTGCTTAGAAAATATCCACCTATACCGTCAATTGGAAGAAATTGTACCGCAGATACGACTTTGCCGTCTACTCAAAAAAGAGTTAGTAAAGATACAAAAATCATCATACCAATATACGCTTTGCAAAGAGACAAAACTTATTTTCCTGAACCAGATAAATTTGATCCTGAACGatttaataatgaaaataaaccAAAAATCGTTAAATATAGTTATATGCCATTTGGCCAAGGAAATAGGAAATGCATAG GTATGAAGTTTGCACGTCTCCTGTTGAAGTTTAGCCTTGCATGGATTCTCCGAAGCTTCACTCTCAAAGAACAGAAGTATGATCCGAAAAACTTTGACCCAAGTCTCGTCGTCTTAAAAGACGTATCAGCACGTTTTGAATTAATTCCAAGAAAATAA